The Flavobacterium sp. K5-23 genome segment TTATATGATTCAGATAATTATACATACCATAATTATTACTGCAATCATTCTGCTATCCTCAAAATTTGTATTGCCTTTGGTCGAAAATTCTAAATTTGGAAATGCCATAGCAGCCTTGATTACAATCGTAATTCTTTCTCCTTTTTTATGGGCATTATCTTTACGAAGGGTTGCGGTAAAAGAAGTTGAAATTTTATTTAAAGAACGTAAATATAGAGGGCCTATTTTGATGATGATCTTTTTTAGAATGGGTCTTGCCATTTTCTATATCGGTTTTTTACTTAACATCTTTTTCTCTCCTGTTATTGCTTTTTTCGCATTAGTATCTGCAATAATTCTTTATTTCTTTTTTCCGAAACAATTACACAATCAATACCATAAAATAGAAAATCATTTTCTAAAAAACCTTAATGATAGAGAAGTTGGAAAAATAAACAGACGATACGCCAGTTTAACTCCTTGGGATGGACATATGACCACTTTTGAAATTGCAAAAGAATCAAATATTGCGGGGAAAACATTGGAAGAATTGCGCATTCGAGAGCAAATGGGAATTAATATCGCTTTTATAAAAAGGGGAGATATTATGGTGAAAATCCCAGCAAAAACAGAGCGTCTTTTCCCTGGTGATGAAATTTGTGTAATTGGTTCAGATGCACAGGTAGATGAGTTCAAAAACTATTTACACCAGCATGAAGTTGAAATTCCTGATACGGTTAAAGAAACTGAAATCATATTACAACAACTGGAATTAAACAATGAGGATTTCATTGGAAAAAGTATAAGCCAATCCCAAATAAGAGAAAAATCTAACGGTATGGTTGTGGGAATTGAAAGAAACGGAAAGCGTTTACTAAATCCTGAATCGAATTTAATCTTAGAGAAAAACGATATATTGTGGGTAGTAGGCGACAAGAAAAGAATGAGTCACCTATTCAAAAATTAAGTTTACTAAAAAAGGGCATAAGTTTAAAACTTATGCCCTTTTTAACTTATATATAATCCTTAAATTATCTAGAATAATTAGGAGATTCTTTAGTAATTGTAACGTTATGAGGATGACTTTCATTGATACCGCTTGCAGTAATACGAACAAAACGTCCCGTTTCCTGTAAAGTTGGAATATCTTTTGAACCACAGTATCCCATACCAGCACGAAGTCCTCCAATGAATTGCAACATACTTTCGTTTAATTCTCCTTTGTAAGGCACACGACCTACAATTCCTTCTGGAACTAGTTTCTTAACATCATCTTCAACATCTTGGAAATAACGGTCTTTAGAACCACCTTGCATAGCTTCAACAGAACCCATTCCTCTGTATGATTTGAATTTTCTTCCTTCGAAAATAATAGTCTCTCCTGGAGATTCTTTTGTACCTGCAAGAAGAGATCCTAACATCACACAATCAGCACCTGCAGCAATTGCTTTAGGAATATCTCCTGTGTAACGTATTCCTCCATCAGCGATTACTGGAACTCCGGTCCCTTTTAAGGCTGCAGCAACTTCTAAAACTGCAGAAAACTGAGGGAAACCAACACCAGCTACAATTCGAGTTGTACAAATTGAACCAGGTCCAATTCCTACTTTTACTCCATCAGCACCATTTTCAACTAAAAATTTAGCCGCTTCAGGTGTAGCAATATTTCCAACGATAACATCTATTTGAGGGAATTTAGCTTTTACTTCTTTCAATGTGTTTACAACACCTTGTGTATGTCCGTGAGCTGTATCAATAATGATTGCATCTACTCCAGCGTTAACTAAAGCTTCTGCTCTTTGTACTGCATCACCAGTAACTCCAATAGCTGCTGCTACACGCAAACGTCCGTAAACATCTTTATTGGCAATAGGTTTTTGAGTTAATTTAGTAATATCTCTAAAAGTGATTAAACCAACTAATTTGTAGTCTTTGTTTACCACTGGAAGTTTTTCAATTTTATGTCCTTGTAAAACCACTTCTGCTTGTTCCAAAGAAGTTCCTTCGGCAACAGTAACAAGGTTTTCTGTAGTCATTACTTCAACAATAGGTCTTGCGTTGTTTTTTTCAAAACGCAAGTCACGATTAGTAACGATTCCTTTTAACTTTTGGTTTTCGTCAACAATTGGAATACCACCAATTCCGTATTCTTTCATTGCGTTTTTTGCATCTGCAACTGTAGAAGTAAGCGGTAAAGTAACTGGATCGATAATCATCCCTGACTCGGCACGTTTCACTTTACGTACTTTAGCAGCTTGTTGTTCGATAGTCATATTTTTATGTAAAACACCTATTCCTCCTTCTTGAGCCATAGCAATAGCCATAGCACTTTCTGTAACCGTATCCATAGCTGCGGATACAATAGGAACGTTAAGCGTAATATTTCTTGAGAATTTTGATTGAATGCTCACTTCTCGAGGAAGTACATTGGAGTAGTTAGGAACTAATAAAACATCATCGTAAGTTAAACCTTCGCCGATAATCTTGGAGTTGTGTGCTATCATGTTGCAATTTCTAGTTGAATTGCGTGCAAATATAGCAAATTATTTTGATTTTAAATTACTTATTAGATGATTTGTAAAACGGAAGTACAGAATAGTTTAAATTTAGGAGTAAAAACTTATCTTAATTCTTAAAATTAAAGTCAAATTAGATAAAACAATATGAAAATCATAAAAGGGAAAACTTAATTATCGTCCTCTCTATCTTTTAGGACTATATTAAAACCAAATTGAAAAGAAAGACTATTTGCTTTTGACAAATCTTTATATTCTAATAAATTATCAGCAAGCATATAAAAATTCAACTTCCCTAAGTTAGTCGATAATCCAAGTCCAATATTTTTATACGAATAAGAGTCAGCAGTATAAGTTGCTTTTATTTGTAAGTTCTCAAAAACATTTCTTTTATAATAAGCTGTCATAGCGACCAAAGGCGTTCTCGGTGTTGACATAACAAACAATTGCGCCCCAACAGAGTTTCTATAATCGGTGTCTGTTCCATCACAATTACAGTCGGCATTATCAGCATCATCAAATGAGTACTGAATCGAGGAATTAAATTTCGTTGGTCTCCAGGTAGTATATTTAGTATGGATTGTTTCTGATGGAATAGCGTTCTTAAAATCATTTATCGCGTCAGAAGTAGTGGTTCCCGAATTAAAATTAGGGTTAATTCCCTCATAATTATATGTCCCTATAAAAGTATAATTCGCTACTTCTTTAGAATGTCTTACAAATCCTAAATCAATGAGACTTGCAGTAAACTGAATGTTTTTTTGTGGGTAATAAGTCAATCCAGCATCAATTCCAAGTCCCAAATTTCCACCAAAAAATGTTTTACCTAAAAGATTATCATCAGCGGCATCAGAATTATCATCTGTGTAATTAGTTAAACCAGAAGTATTTAGTTGAATATTCGAATAAATCTTTTGCTCATAGAAAGTATTAGTTGAAGGAACGGTATAAATATATCCAGAATTTCGGGTTGAACTGGCATTAAAAATGCTGGAATATATTTTCCCTCTTATGCCTAAAATCAGTTTCTCATTTACTTTCTTATTAAATCCGAGATGAAAAACAGAAAGCATTTCGGCCTTAGCGCTTAAATCCGACAAATCAAAAACCTTCCCAAGATAATCTCTATTTCCGTCAAGAGCTAAACGAATTAATTCACTAGGAGTATAAGCCAAGAAATCAAATTCCTGGTACATCCCGAAAGAAACATAAGAACTGTTTTCCCATCCTTTAATTTTGAATCCAGCATTAAATATTTCAATTTGTTCGTTAATTGCTAGCCTGTCTTTGCGAGTTGTAGAAAGAACAACATCTCTTAATTTAATATTTATATCAACACCGTTATCCGCAAATAAATCATAAGCCGAAAAACCACTCGAGCCTACATTTGCCGAAATACCGGAAAGTAAAGGAATTCCAAAATACCATTTATAATTAACATCGGCAGCTGGATTAGTCAACAATGATTGTGGTACTGAGGTGAAGTTGTATAAAATTTGTTTGTTTTGAGACGTTGCACTTATTGACATAAACACAATGAAAAATAAAAATAATTTCCTCATTCTAATTCCAAATAAATAGTTGCACCTGAACGCAATTTTAAACTTCCTCCATTTATAGCTGGGCCAGGTCCCATTCGAATTGAAAAAATGATTTTAACCGTAGATTTGAACACATCTAATTTAGCATTTTCAAAAACATCAATTTTAATTACTTTATTATCAACACCTGTATAAGCAGGAACATTAAAAGGGATGGAATAAACTGGCACATCATTTTGAGTTAGCATAATTAACTCAATAGTAAACGCTCTATTAATCGTGTTCGTATATTCAAAATTTAATTCCGCTTTTTTTAAGCTATCGCGAAAATAAGAATCCCGAAATGCATCAAATTCAGAAAATGCTACAATTAAATTTTGTTCCCTTCCGTTTGTAATAAATTGACTTGATTTAACATCAAAATATGCCAAATTAGTAACAATTACAGGCTTTAGCTTTACATCATTTATTTGATCAAAATCTAGATTACTAGAACAAGAAGAAAGTACTAACAACAAAATTAGTGTTCCGAAAATTCGATATAATGAATGTGATTTCATTTTAAACAATTAAATATTAATTTATTGATCATTATAAGTTGCATAAAACGGTTTCCTAAATACTATATTGTTTTCTATACTCTAAATTATTTATTAATGAAACTCTCCAAACAATTTAGAAGCTTCGTTATATGCGCTTTCAAAACTTAGTGGATTTAAGTTTGTTTTTACTTTATTGGCCGTAAAATACGACAATAGCTTTTCAGTGGGCATATTTCCAGTCAAATCATCTGTAGCCATAGGACAGCCACCAAATCCCTGTATTGCACCATCATATCGACGACATCCTGCTTTATAAGCTGCATCAATTTTTTCAAACCATTTATCAGGAGTAGTATGCAAATGAGCGCCAAATTCTATTGCTGGATATTTTGGAATTAAATTTGAAAATAAATAACTTATCACATCTGGAGTTGAATTACCTACCGTGTCAGACAGCGACAGAATTTTAACCCCCATATTAGATAATTTTTCAGTCCAGTCACCTACTATCTCAACATCCCAAGGATCTCCATAGGGATTTCCAAAACCCATAGACAAGTAAGCCACAACTTCTTTATTCGTTTTATCAGCAATTTCAAGAATTTCCTCTAAAGTAATTAAGGATTCCGCTATCGTTTTATGAGTATTTCGCATTTGGAAATTCTCTGAAATAGAGAATGGAAATCCTAAGTATTGAATTTCCTTGTGTTGAGAAGCTATTTCAGCTCCTCTAGTATTGGCAATAATAGCTAATAATTTACTGGTAGTTTGTGATAGGTCTAATTGGGCTAACACCTCTGCAGTATCCTGCATTTGAGGAATTGCTTTTGGAGAAACAAAACTCCCAAAATCAATAGAATCAAACCCTACCCTCAATAATGATTGAATATAAGCCACTTTCCTTTCAGTAGGTATAAAAGGCTTTATACCTTGCATGGCATCGCGCGGACATTCTATAATTTTTATTGGTTCCATAGATTTTCAAAGATAAGAAAACTTGCATATTGGCAAAGTATCTGACTTATTAAATTTAAACAAAATAAAAATGCGTAATTCCAAAAAGAGTATTACGCATTTTTTAATATAAATTTAGATTAAGCCATTCTATAAACGGTCTGCTATTTTTTTGTTAATTGCTTTCACCAAGGCTGGACCCTCATAGATAAAACCGGTATACAACTGAACCAGACTAGCTCCAGCATCTAATTTCTCAATGGCATCATCAGCAGAATGAATACCTCCCACTCCAATGATTGGGAAAGCTTTATTACTTTTTTGAGATAAAAAACGGATGACTTCAGTAGAACGTTTCGTTAATGGCTTTCCTGACAAACCACCCATTTCGTTTTTATTATCGGATTGTAACCCTTCTCTAGATATGGTTGTGTTTGTGGCAATCACACCCGCAATTTTGGTTTCTTTAATGATATCAATAATATCCAACAATTGTTCGTCAGTTAAATCAGGAGCAATTTTTAGCAGAATTGGCTTTTGTTTTGGCTTAGCCAAATTCTTGTTTTGCAATGTTTGCAACAATTGCGTCAAAGGCTCTTTGTCTTGTAATGCACGTAGATTTGGTGTGTTTGGAGAACTCACATTCACCACAAAATAATCCACATAATCATACAAAGCGTCAAAACATATTTCGTAATCTGAAGTCGCCTCTTCATTTGGAGTTAATTTGTTTTTACCGATATTCCCTCCTATTAAAACTCCTTTATTAGATTTAAGTCTTTCTACCGCTTCCTGAACTCCCCCGTTATTGAACCCCATTCTATTAATAATAGCCGAATCTTCTTTAAGGCGAAATAATCGTTTCTTAGGATTTCCTTCCTGTCCCTTAGGAGTCAAAGTTCCTATTTCAATAAAACCAAATCCAAAGTTAGACAACTCATTATACAACTTGGCGTCTTTATCAAAACCAGCGGCTAGGCCAACAGGGTTTTTAAATTTCAATCCAAAGACTTCTGTTTCCAATCTTTTGTCATCTACTAAATATAATGAACGATAAATAGCCGAAAAACCAGGTATTTTAGAAGTTAAACGAACTAAAGAAAAGGTGAAATAATGTATTTTTTCTGGGTCGAATAGAAAAAAAAGCGGACGTATTAGTAGTTTGTACATAGTGTTTTGTTGTGATATGCAAAAATAGAATTATCTAGCCGATAAATAAATATTTAGAAACTAAATTTATAATCATATAAAACAAACCGTATCCATTTTACTTATAATAAAATTAATTGACTAATTTTAAGGTAGTTAAAGGCTTTTAAATTTAATATATTAATTTAATTCAGAAAAAATTATGAAAAAAAATGTAGCTTTCAGTAAATTATCGCCTGCCTTAATTACCATTTTAGTAGTTTTATTTGTAGGAGTAAGTTGTAATTCCCCAAAAAAAGAGAGTAAAGAAATGTTTGACATGACTTCCGCCAAGAAAGCCATAGAAGAACAAAATGCAGTTTTTATAGAGGCTATGAACAAAGGGGATTCCGTAACTGTTGCAAATAACTATACCATAGACGCCAAGTTTATGCAACCCAATGCTAAAGCGGCAGAAGGAAGAAACAACATTCAACACCTTATGTCTAATTTTATGAAATCAGGAATGCCAGTTTTTGACATAAAAATTGTTGAGCTTTGGGGAAATGACGAAACTTTAACAGTAGAAGAGCAATGGACTTTCAGTGACAAAGACGGAAAAATAGTTGATAGCGGAAAAGCTCTTGAATTATGGAAAATGGAAGATGGAAAGTGGAAGATTCATAGAGATTGCTATAATTCGGATATGCCAATGACTATGCCCATGAATATGCCTAAAAGCCATTGACATACCGAGTAATTAATTATAAATCGAAAGCATAAAAGAGTGTAGTACATCACTTTTTTATGCTTTCGATTTATGATTACTTTAATTCATAACATCGTTACTCACAAAGAATGAATTCAATCCTTTTTTTAAATTAGAGAAAAAGCAAGGGGAATAAGAAATAATAATATTAATCCAAACTATTATCTAGTATGTTTATTTAGAATGACAAATGTAAATAATAGTCCCTTTTTCAAATAAAATGTATATTTGTGCTTCATTAAAAAAATCACAATATGCAACATATTATAGATCGTTTCATCAGTTATGTAATAATTGACACTGAATCAGATCCAAATTCAGATACTACACCCAGCACAGCAAAACAATGGGACTTAGCCAATAAATTAGTTGAGGAGTTAAAAGCTATTGGTATGCAAGACGTAACCATAGATGACAAAGCTTACATTATGGCTACTTTGCCAAGTAATGTATCTCATGAAGTACCTACAATTGGGTTTATTTCTCATTTTGACACTACTCCTGATTTTACTGGAGCAAATGTAAAGCCTCAAATTATCCCTAATTATGACGGAAAAGACATTGTACTAAATGCTGAAAAAAATATAATTTTATCGCCTAATTATTTCAAAGATCTGTTGCAATACAAAGGACAAACTTTGATTACAACTGACGGTACAACCTTACTAGGCGCAGACGATAAAGCAGGAATAACCGAAATTGTTACCGCAATGGAATTCCTTATCAATAATCCTGAAATTAAACACGGAAAAATTAGAGTTGGTTTCACACCAGATGAAGAAATTGGTCGTGGTGCACACCATTTTGATGTAGATAAATTTGGAGCTGATTGGGCTTATACAATGGACGGAAGTCAGGTAGGTGAATTAGAATATGAAAATTTTAATGCGGCTGGAGCCAAAATTACTTTCAAAGGAAAAAGTGTTCACCCTGGATACGCCAAAGGTAAAATGATTAACTCTATGTTAATTGCAAATGATTTTATCAATGCTTTACCAAAAGGGGAAAATCCACAAGAAACTAAAGGATATGAAGGATTTTTCCATGTTCACCATTTAACAGGAAGCATCGAAGAAACTGTTTTGGAATTAATCATCAGAGACCACAGCAAGAAAAAATTTGAAAAGCGCAAGGATTTAATCTTAAAAATAACTCGCAAAATCAACAAACAATTTGCGAAACAATTTGGAGAAGATATCGTAATTGCAGAAATAAACGATCAATATTACAATATGAAGGAAAAGGTTGTTCCTGTAAAACATATTGTTGACATCGCCGAAAAAGCAATGAAAGAATTAGACATTAAACCATTAATCAAACCTATTCGTGGGGGAACAGATGGTTGCCAATTGTCATACAAAGGATTGCCTTGCCCAAATATATTTGCGGGAGGACATAACTTCCACGGTAAATACGAATATGTTCCTGTAGAAAGTATGCAAAAAGCAGTTAATGTAATTGTTAAAATTGCTGAATTAACTTCCTTACCAAATTTTGGATTAGAAAAAGAAAAAACTAAAAAGAAATAATAATTGGAATCTTCAACGCCTAAAAAACACACTTGGGACAAGAATAACAACTGGACAGAAGAATTAAATCTACTGAAAGAAATTATTGCCCAAACTGAACTTGTTGAAACTACAAAATGGGGAGGTCCAGTTTATGTTTTAAACGGTAAAAATGTAATAGGTGTTGGAGGATTTAAAAGTTATTTTGGAATTTGGTTCTATAATGGTGTTTTTCTTAACGATGAAAAAAAATTACTAGTCAATGCTCAAGAAGGAGTTACAAAATCCTTACGACAATGGCGTTTTAATGCTATCGAAGAAGTTAACGAGAAAGATATATTAGCTTATATTCAGGAAGCAATAGAAAATGAGAAAGCAGGTAAAGTCATTAAACCGACAACCAAGAAAATGGTTACTGCCCAAGAATTGCAACAAGAATTAGACAGCAATAGTACTTTGGCGGAAGCCTTTAAAAATTTCTCACTCGCAAAGCAACGGGAATTTCACGAATACATTGAAGAAGCAAAAAGAGAACCCACCAAATTCTCCAGAATTGAAAAAATAAAACCAATGATTCTTGAAAACATTGGTTTGAATGATAAGTACAAATAAAAAAAAACCCAATCAGAAATAATTTCCGATTGGGATTTTTACTTAACCTTAAAAAGGTTTATTTTTTAGCTAAAGTAGCACTCATTTCCAAAGAAATTGCAGAACGCTCCATTTTTAATTTTCCAGACATTGTTTCAACTACAACTGTAGTATCAGCAAGCTCAGAAACTTTTCCATGAAGACCACTTTTAGTGATGATTTTATCACCTACTTTTAAAGCACTTTCAAATTCTTTTTCGTTTTTAGCTCTTTTTTGTTGTGGTCTTATCATAAAAAAATAGATTACGACAAACATTAATAAAAAAGGGGCAAATTGAGTTAATTGTTCCATAGTTTTTTTATTCTTTTTTTAAATTTATTATTACAATAAACCGCGACCGGTTTTATTTAGTTTTTTA includes the following:
- a CDS encoding nuclear transport factor 2 family protein, translating into MKKNVAFSKLSPALITILVVLFVGVSCNSPKKESKEMFDMTSAKKAIEEQNAVFIEAMNKGDSVTVANNYTIDAKFMQPNAKAAEGRNNIQHLMSNFMKSGMPVFDIKIVELWGNDETLTVEEQWTFSDKDGKIVDSGKALELWKMEDGKWKIHRDCYNSDMPMTMPMNMPKSH
- a CDS encoding quinone-dependent dihydroorotate dehydrogenase — its product is MYKLLIRPLFFLFDPEKIHYFTFSLVRLTSKIPGFSAIYRSLYLVDDKRLETEVFGLKFKNPVGLAAGFDKDAKLYNELSNFGFGFIEIGTLTPKGQEGNPKKRLFRLKEDSAIINRMGFNNGGVQEAVERLKSNKGVLIGGNIGKNKLTPNEEATSDYEICFDALYDYVDYFVVNVSSPNTPNLRALQDKEPLTQLLQTLQNKNLAKPKQKPILLKIAPDLTDEQLLDIIDIIKETKIAGVIATNTTISREGLQSDNKNEMGGLSGKPLTKRSTEVIRFLSQKSNKAFPIIGVGGIHSADDAIEKLDAGASLVQLYTGFIYEGPALVKAINKKIADRL
- a CDS encoding YdeI family protein, producing the protein MESSTPKKHTWDKNNNWTEELNLLKEIIAQTELVETTKWGGPVYVLNGKNVIGVGGFKSYFGIWFYNGVFLNDEKKLLVNAQEGVTKSLRQWRFNAIEEVNEKDILAYIQEAIENEKAGKVIKPTTKKMVTAQELQQELDSNSTLAEAFKNFSLAKQREFHEYIEEAKREPTKFSRIEKIKPMILENIGLNDKYK
- a CDS encoding hydroxymethylglutaryl-CoA lyase codes for the protein MEPIKIIECPRDAMQGIKPFIPTERKVAYIQSLLRVGFDSIDFGSFVSPKAIPQMQDTAEVLAQLDLSQTTSKLLAIIANTRGAEIASQHKEIQYLGFPFSISENFQMRNTHKTIAESLITLEEILEIADKTNKEVVAYLSMGFGNPYGDPWDVEIVGDWTEKLSNMGVKILSLSDTVGNSTPDVISYLFSNLIPKYPAIEFGAHLHTTPDKWFEKIDAAYKAGCRRYDGAIQGFGGCPMATDDLTGNMPTEKLLSYFTANKVKTNLNPLSFESAYNEASKLFGEFH
- the guaB gene encoding IMP dehydrogenase, with amino-acid sequence MIAHNSKIIGEGLTYDDVLLVPNYSNVLPREVSIQSKFSRNITLNVPIVSAAMDTVTESAMAIAMAQEGGIGVLHKNMTIEQQAAKVRKVKRAESGMIIDPVTLPLTSTVADAKNAMKEYGIGGIPIVDENQKLKGIVTNRDLRFEKNNARPIVEVMTTENLVTVAEGTSLEQAEVVLQGHKIEKLPVVNKDYKLVGLITFRDITKLTQKPIANKDVYGRLRVAAAIGVTGDAVQRAEALVNAGVDAIIIDTAHGHTQGVVNTLKEVKAKFPQIDVIVGNIATPEAAKFLVENGADGVKVGIGPGSICTTRIVAGVGFPQFSAVLEVAAALKGTGVPVIADGGIRYTGDIPKAIAAGADCVMLGSLLAGTKESPGETIIFEGRKFKSYRGMGSVEAMQGGSKDRYFQDVEDDVKKLVPEGIVGRVPYKGELNESMLQFIGGLRAGMGYCGSKDIPTLQETGRFVRITASGINESHPHNVTITKESPNYSR
- the yajC gene encoding preprotein translocase subunit YajC → MEQLTQFAPFLLMFVVIYFFMIRPQQKRAKNEKEFESALKVGDKIITKSGLHGKVSELADTTVVVETMSGKLKMERSAISLEMSATLAKK
- the pepT gene encoding peptidase T; this encodes MQHIIDRFISYVIIDTESDPNSDTTPSTAKQWDLANKLVEELKAIGMQDVTIDDKAYIMATLPSNVSHEVPTIGFISHFDTTPDFTGANVKPQIIPNYDGKDIVLNAEKNIILSPNYFKDLLQYKGQTLITTDGTTLLGADDKAGITEIVTAMEFLINNPEIKHGKIRVGFTPDEEIGRGAHHFDVDKFGADWAYTMDGSQVGELEYENFNAAGAKITFKGKSVHPGYAKGKMINSMLIANDFINALPKGENPQETKGYEGFFHVHHLTGSIEETVLELIIRDHSKKKFEKRKDLILKITRKINKQFAKQFGEDIVIAEINDQYYNMKEKVVPVKHIVDIAEKAMKELDIKPLIKPIRGGTDGCQLSYKGLPCPNIFAGGHNFHGKYEYVPVESMQKAVNVIVKIAELTSLPNFGLEKEKTKKK
- a CDS encoding DUF5723 family protein, coding for MSISATSQNKQILYNFTSVPQSLLTNPAADVNYKWYFGIPLLSGISANVGSSGFSAYDLFADNGVDINIKLRDVVLSTTRKDRLAINEQIEIFNAGFKIKGWENSSYVSFGMYQEFDFLAYTPSELIRLALDGNRDYLGKVFDLSDLSAKAEMLSVFHLGFNKKVNEKLILGIRGKIYSSIFNASSTRNSGYIYTVPSTNTFYEQKIYSNIQLNTSGLTNYTDDNSDAADDNLLGKTFFGGNLGLGIDAGLTYYPQKNIQFTASLIDLGFVRHSKEVANYTFIGTYNYEGINPNFNSGTTTSDAINDFKNAIPSETIHTKYTTWRPTKFNSSIQYSFDDADNADCNCDGTDTDYRNSVGAQLFVMSTPRTPLVAMTAYYKRNVFENLQIKATYTADSYSYKNIGLGLSTNLGKLNFYMLADNLLEYKDLSKANSLSFQFGFNIVLKDREDDN